A genomic region of Candidatus Hinthialibacter antarcticus contains the following coding sequences:
- a CDS encoding LemA family protein, with protein sequence MTALGGLIGVFGMIIMVFLVLIIGLALWFIGAYNGLIRFRNEVKNAWAQIDVQLKRRHDLIPNLVETVKGYAGHEKSTFEEVVQARSQAVNANSVPEQAQAESMLSGALGRMMLLVENYPDLKANQNFLALQEELTSTENKLGFARQFYNDSVMKYNTQIQSIPTNIVAGMFNFGEEPFFELDDQAEREAPQVKF encoded by the coding sequence ATGACTGCACTCGGTGGTTTAATTGGAGTTTTCGGCATGATTATCATGGTCTTTCTTGTATTGATTATCGGCTTGGCGCTGTGGTTTATTGGCGCCTATAACGGATTGATCCGTTTTCGTAATGAGGTGAAAAACGCCTGGGCGCAGATCGACGTTCAACTCAAGCGCCGACATGATTTGATCCCCAATTTGGTCGAGACCGTAAAGGGATACGCCGGGCATGAGAAATCGACTTTCGAGGAAGTGGTCCAGGCGCGTTCGCAAGCGGTGAATGCGAATTCCGTCCCTGAACAGGCGCAGGCGGAGTCGATGTTATCGGGCGCATTGGGGCGCATGATGCTGCTCGTAGAAAATTACCCTGACCTCAAAGCGAACCAGAACTTTTTGGCGCTGCAAGAAGAACTGACCTCAACCGAAAATAAGTTGGGATTTGCGCGACAATTTTATAATGACTCGGTGATGAAATACAACACTCAGATTCAAAGCATCCCGACGAATATTGTCGCGGGGATGTTCAACTTTGGCGAAGAGCCGTTCTTCGAACTGGATGACCAGGCGGAACGCGAAGCGCCTCAAGTGAAATTTTAG
- a CDS encoding zf-TFIIB domain-containing protein: MCPHCGEAMIVLELEGVEIDFCPSCKGTWLDAGELELLCEPDGAESGAVREQAFSAKRDRKSKRRCPRCNWKMDGVRLGGVELERCCNQHGLWFDRGEMEQVIASFSDQEKELGRVARFFADLYHNEFKPESKGK; this comes from the coding sequence ATGTGTCCTCACTGCGGCGAAGCGATGATTGTGTTGGAACTGGAAGGCGTTGAAATTGACTTCTGCCCTTCCTGCAAAGGTACGTGGTTGGACGCGGGCGAATTGGAACTGCTTTGCGAGCCGGACGGCGCCGAAAGCGGTGCGGTGCGTGAACAGGCGTTTTCGGCAAAACGCGACCGGAAATCCAAGCGGCGCTGTCCACGTTGCAATTGGAAGATGGACGGCGTCCGGCTCGGCGGCGTCGAGTTAGAGCGCTGCTGCAACCAACATGGGCTTTGGTTTGACCGGGGCGAGATGGAGCAAGTGATCGCATCGTTTTCAGACCAGGAAAAAGAACTCGGACGCGTCGCCCGATTTTTCGCGGACCTCTATCACAACGAATTTAAGCCTGAATCGAAAGGGAAATAG
- a CDS encoding SDR family oxidoreductase produces the protein MFLLVRAILGILNLMAMKTNSTILLTGATGYVGGRLLPKLVDRGYQVRCLTRRPEALQSRNVANIEIIQGNVLDEDSLVKAMDGATAAYYLVHSMGSRKRFEREDRIAAERFASAAKKADLERIIYLGGLGDSNHQLSAHLKSRHEVGRIFRESGVKTIELRASVVIGSGSLSFEMVRALTERLPVLITPRWVSVPTQPIAVNDILSYLVQSLDVETTHSRVYEIGGSDIVTYGDLMKEYARQRGLKRWMISVPVLTPYLSSLWLGLVTPIYARIGRKLIDSIRNPTIVTDETAQEDFSIRPVDMQTAVASALINEDKQFAETRWSDALSSIGTLQDWGGVRFGSRIVDSRTALIRCKPEGAFRPIERIGGENGWYYGNFLWKIRGWIDLCFGGAGLRRGRRDPEHVRIGDALDFWRVEAVEPNRLIRLSAEMKLPGRAWLQFEVEPDSQGSIIRQTAIFDPVGLPGLLYWYALFPLHEFVFAGMLREIARRAQNSI, from the coding sequence TTGTTTTTACTTGTAAGAGCGATTTTAGGTATACTGAACCTAATGGCTATGAAAACAAACTCAACCATCTTACTTACAGGCGCTACAGGTTATGTTGGCGGACGGTTATTACCAAAACTTGTTGATCGTGGATATCAGGTCCGGTGCTTGACGCGTCGTCCCGAAGCGTTGCAGTCGCGCAATGTTGCGAATATCGAAATCATTCAGGGCAATGTGTTAGATGAGGATTCGCTAGTCAAGGCGATGGATGGTGCTACTGCGGCGTATTATCTAGTCCATTCAATGGGATCGAGAAAACGCTTTGAAAGAGAAGACCGCATTGCTGCTGAAAGGTTTGCAAGCGCTGCGAAAAAAGCAGACCTCGAGCGTATTATTTATTTGGGAGGTTTGGGAGATTCAAACCATCAACTTTCTGCTCACTTAAAAAGTCGTCATGAAGTCGGTCGAATTTTTCGAGAATCAGGCGTCAAAACAATCGAATTGCGCGCATCGGTTGTGATTGGTTCTGGAAGTTTATCGTTTGAGATGGTGCGCGCTTTGACTGAGCGTTTACCTGTTTTGATCACTCCACGATGGGTATCCGTACCGACGCAGCCAATTGCGGTGAATGACATTTTGTCATACTTGGTTCAGTCTCTGGATGTGGAAACGACTCATTCAAGAGTCTATGAAATTGGCGGGAGTGACATTGTTACTTATGGCGATTTAATGAAAGAATACGCCCGACAACGGGGCCTGAAGCGCTGGATGATTTCCGTCCCCGTCTTAACGCCGTATCTTTCCAGTTTGTGGTTGGGGCTCGTCACACCCATCTATGCGCGAATCGGCCGAAAACTGATTGACAGTATCCGCAATCCTACCATTGTGACAGACGAGACCGCTCAAGAAGATTTTTCTATTCGCCCGGTTGACATGCAAACGGCGGTTGCATCCGCTTTAATCAATGAAGATAAACAATTTGCCGAGACAAGATGGTCTGACGCGCTATCAAGTATCGGGACTCTACAAGATTGGGGCGGTGTACGTTTTGGTTCGCGAATTGTCGATTCCAGAACCGCGCTCATTCGTTGTAAACCCGAAGGTGCATTTCGACCGATTGAACGAATCGGAGGTGAAAATGGCTGGTATTATGGTAATTTTCTTTGGAAAATCCGTGGTTGGATTGACCTTTGTTTTGGCGGCGCCGGATTACGGCGCGGTAGACGCGACCCCGAACATGTTCGAATCGGAGATGCCCTCGATTTCTGGCGCGTCGAGGCGGTCGAGCCGAACCGTTTAATTCGACTCTCGGCGGAGATGAAACTGCCGGGGCGCGCCTGGCTGCAATTTGAGGTGGAGCCTGACAGCCAGGGCAGCATCATTCGCCAAACGGCCATTTTTGATCCGGTCGGGTTGCCTGGATTGCTATACTGGTATGCGTTATTTCCCTTACATGAATTTGTGTTTGCGGGGATGTTGCGTGAAATTGCCCGCCGCGCTCAAAACTCCATTTAG
- a CDS encoding ThuA domain-containing protein — protein MQFRKILLSIFAMIFICSNSFAADWVSYKGGEGLGKGKHIVIVTGDDEYRSEESMPQFGKILAKRHGFDVDVLFAINSEDDSIQPDFQTNIPGLEKLADADLMILFTRFRNLPDEQAQPIEDYVNSGKPIIALRTSTHAFNFTDAGSSYTKWSWNNKEWDGGFGRQVLGETWINHYGAHKKESTRGLIAKGMESHPIVRGCEDIWGPSDVYGIKQLTGDSKPIVMGQVLVGMNHDDAPNTDKELVPVAWIKTYTGSLGVPSRVFTTTMGHGGDFLSEGFRRLVVNAVYWGLGMDNLIPDRADVELVGDYNPSPIGFGNYVKGVKPSDHEM, from the coding sequence ATGCAATTTCGTAAAATTTTACTAAGCATCTTCGCGATGATATTCATCTGTTCAAATTCATTCGCGGCGGATTGGGTGAGTTACAAAGGCGGCGAAGGCTTGGGCAAAGGCAAGCACATCGTCATCGTGACCGGCGACGATGAATACCGCTCCGAAGAGTCGATGCCGCAGTTCGGAAAAATTCTGGCGAAGCGGCATGGGTTCGACGTCGATGTCTTGTTCGCGATTAACTCCGAAGACGACAGCATTCAGCCTGACTTTCAAACCAATATTCCTGGGTTAGAAAAACTGGCGGACGCTGACCTGATGATCCTCTTTACCCGTTTCCGCAATCTGCCAGATGAGCAAGCGCAGCCTATCGAGGATTACGTCAATTCAGGAAAACCCATCATTGCTTTGCGTACTTCGACTCATGCCTTCAATTTCACGGACGCTGGCAGTTCTTATACAAAATGGAGTTGGAACAACAAAGAATGGGACGGCGGGTTTGGCCGTCAGGTGTTGGGTGAAACCTGGATCAACCACTACGGCGCCCATAAAAAAGAAAGCACCCGCGGATTGATTGCGAAGGGGATGGAGTCACACCCCATCGTGCGCGGCTGCGAAGACATTTGGGGGCCGTCAGATGTGTATGGCATCAAGCAATTGACCGGCGACAGCAAACCCATCGTGATGGGGCAGGTGTTGGTTGGAATGAACCACGACGACGCGCCCAATACAGACAAAGAACTGGTCCCGGTGGCGTGGATCAAGACGTATACCGGAAGTTTGGGTGTTCCGTCGCGCGTGTTTACGACGACGATGGGACACGGCGGCGACTTTTTGAGCGAAGGCTTCCGGCGGCTGGTCGTCAACGCGGTCTATTGGGGGTTGGGGATGGACAATCTGATTCCAGATCGCGCCGATGTTGAACTGGTAGGCGATTATAATCCGTCTCCCATCGGCTTCGGCAACTATGTCAAAGGCGTCAAACCCAGCGACCACGAAATGTAA